The following coding sequences lie in one Myxococcus xanthus genomic window:
- a CDS encoding phosphate ABC transporter substrate-binding protein: MKSLLKPLLAVFLLALPAAAQAGTVTIKGSDTMVILGQRWAEAFMKKNPTIKVQVTGGGSGVGLAALQNGTTDIAMSSREMKKAEADKLRARFKVPPVQRSVAKDGVTFYVHQGNPVSALTTEQLMKIYVGDITTWKQVGGADAPIVAYSRENSSGTYVFVKDMVLDGEDFAPAIQTLPGTAAVVNAVSKEKNSLGYGGAAYAEGIKELKVKKGNEEIAPSADNIKSGKYPLARDLFFYLRAEPTGDIKAFIDFALSPEGQAIVTQVGYFPVK; the protein is encoded by the coding sequence ATGAAATCGCTCCTCAAGCCCCTGCTCGCGGTGTTCCTCCTGGCGCTCCCCGCCGCTGCCCAGGCGGGCACCGTCACCATCAAGGGCTCCGACACCATGGTCATCCTCGGCCAGCGCTGGGCCGAGGCGTTCATGAAGAAGAACCCCACCATCAAGGTCCAGGTCACCGGCGGCGGCTCCGGCGTGGGCCTGGCGGCGCTCCAGAACGGCACCACGGACATCGCCATGTCCAGCCGGGAGATGAAGAAGGCGGAGGCTGACAAGCTCCGCGCGCGCTTCAAGGTGCCGCCCGTGCAGCGCTCGGTGGCCAAGGACGGCGTCACCTTCTACGTCCACCAGGGCAACCCCGTGAGCGCGCTCACCACCGAGCAGCTGATGAAGATCTACGTGGGTGACATCACCACCTGGAAGCAGGTGGGCGGCGCGGACGCGCCCATCGTCGCGTACTCCCGGGAGAACTCCTCCGGCACCTACGTCTTCGTGAAGGACATGGTGCTGGACGGCGAGGACTTCGCGCCCGCCATCCAGACGCTGCCCGGCACCGCCGCGGTGGTGAACGCCGTCTCCAAGGAGAAGAACAGCCTGGGCTACGGCGGCGCCGCGTACGCCGAGGGCATCAAGGAGCTGAAGGTGAAGAAGGGCAACGAGGAGATCGCCCCCAGCGCGGACAACATCAAGAGCGGCAAGTACCCGCTGGCGCGCGACCTCTTCTTCTACCTGCGCGCCGAGCCGACCGGCGACATCAAGGCCTTCATCGACTTCGCGCTCTCCCCCGAAGGTCAGGCCATCGTCACCCAGGTCGGCTACTTCCCCGTGAAGTAG
- the pstC gene encoding phosphate ABC transporter permease subunit PstC, producing the protein MEQGLTRVVAAPRLSAAARRRQLREKAVAGFITLMAFTGIAALILIIVFVAKEALTLFTDADARHEASFSKMFLPQEGRYPFRWQPVSDTPKVSMIPLFVGTLKITLVSMLVAVPMGVFSALFVAEFAPRRLRELLKPVIELLAGIPSVVLGFFALMVLSPMVKDLFHLDRPLNGTLAGLALALAIVPVIFTVSEDALTAVPRSYREASLALGATLWETAWKVVLPAAAPGILAACVLGFGRAIGETMIVLMASGNADIVSWNLGDSARSLSATIAAEMGEVVVGSPHYSLLFFIGVELFIFTFVLNMVASTWTKKVLQRLTGSAS; encoded by the coding sequence ATGGAGCAAGGTCTCACGCGGGTCGTGGCCGCGCCGCGCCTGTCCGCGGCGGCGCGGAGGCGTCAACTGCGGGAGAAGGCCGTCGCGGGCTTCATCACCCTGATGGCGTTCACCGGCATCGCCGCGCTCATCCTCATCATCGTCTTCGTGGCCAAGGAGGCGCTGACGCTCTTCACCGACGCGGACGCCCGCCACGAAGCCAGCTTCTCCAAGATGTTCCTGCCGCAGGAGGGCCGCTACCCGTTCCGGTGGCAGCCCGTGTCGGACACGCCCAAGGTCAGCATGATTCCGCTGTTCGTGGGCACGCTGAAAATCACCCTGGTCTCCATGTTGGTGGCGGTGCCCATGGGCGTCTTCAGCGCGCTCTTCGTCGCGGAGTTCGCCCCGCGCCGCCTGCGCGAGCTGCTCAAGCCCGTCATCGAACTGCTGGCCGGCATCCCCTCCGTGGTACTGGGCTTCTTCGCGCTGATGGTGCTGTCGCCGATGGTGAAGGACCTGTTCCACCTGGACCGGCCGCTCAACGGCACGCTGGCGGGACTGGCGCTGGCGCTGGCCATCGTCCCGGTCATCTTCACCGTGTCCGAGGACGCGCTCACCGCGGTGCCCCGCAGCTACCGCGAGGCCTCGCTGGCGCTGGGCGCCACGCTCTGGGAGACGGCGTGGAAGGTGGTGCTGCCCGCGGCGGCCCCCGGCATCCTCGCCGCGTGCGTGCTGGGCTTCGGACGGGCCATTGGCGAGACGATGATCGTCCTCATGGCATCAGGCAACGCGGACATCGTGTCCTGGAACCTGGGGGATTCGGCGCGCTCGCTGTCGGCCACCATCGCGGCGGAGATGGGTGAAGTCGTGGTGGGCAGCCCGCACTACTCCCTGCTGTTCTTCATTGGCGTGGAGCTGTTCATCTTCACCTTCGTCCTCAACATGGTCGCCTCCACGTGGACGAAGAAGGTCCTCCAGCGGCTGACCGGGAGCGCCTCTTGA
- the pstA gene encoding phosphate ABC transporter permease PstA — MKYTTRRAVGLGLTGLTALAAFFIVGMLALILLDVARNGARHLSWTFLTEPPSDGMMGGGIFPAIFGTAALTLLMTLAVMPVGVLTAVYLHEYAPPESRFARWVRVAVVNLAGVPSIVFGLFGLGFFILFVGGNLDRLLGYEEMHWAQPGILWASLTLAVLTLPVVIVSTEEALRAVPLEQRTASLALGATQSQTLARVVLPGALPGILTGAVLAISRGAGEVAPILFTGAAYFLPDLPTHLDSQFMHLGYHTYVMATQSPNVTEASGPLYATVLVLLALTFALNLVAVIIRTRTRRKAASAH; from the coding sequence TTGAAGTACACCACGCGCCGGGCGGTGGGGCTGGGCCTCACCGGATTGACGGCCCTCGCGGCCTTCTTCATCGTGGGCATGCTGGCCCTCATCCTGCTGGACGTCGCCCGCAACGGCGCCCGGCACCTCTCCTGGACCTTCCTCACCGAGCCGCCCAGCGACGGCATGATGGGCGGCGGCATCTTCCCCGCCATCTTCGGCACCGCCGCGCTCACGCTCCTGATGACGCTGGCGGTGATGCCGGTGGGTGTGCTCACCGCCGTGTACCTCCACGAGTACGCGCCGCCAGAGTCACGCTTCGCCCGCTGGGTGCGCGTGGCGGTCGTCAATCTCGCGGGCGTGCCCTCCATCGTCTTCGGCCTCTTCGGCCTCGGCTTCTTCATCCTCTTCGTCGGCGGCAACCTGGACCGGCTGCTGGGCTACGAGGAGATGCACTGGGCGCAGCCGGGCATCCTCTGGGCCTCGCTGACGCTGGCGGTGCTGACGCTGCCGGTGGTCATCGTCTCCACGGAGGAGGCGCTGCGCGCGGTGCCGCTGGAGCAGCGAACCGCCAGCCTGGCGCTGGGGGCCACCCAGTCACAGACGCTGGCGCGGGTGGTGCTGCCGGGCGCCCTGCCCGGCATCCTCACCGGCGCGGTGCTGGCCATCTCCCGCGGCGCGGGCGAGGTGGCGCCCATCCTCTTCACCGGCGCCGCCTACTTCCTGCCGGACCTGCCCACGCACCTGGATTCCCAGTTCATGCACCTGGGCTACCACACGTATGTCATGGCCACCCAGTCACCAAACGTGACGGAGGCCAGTGGCCCCCTCTATGCGACGGTGCTGGTGCTGCTGGCGCTCACCTTCGCCCTCAACCTCGTCGCGGTCATCATCCGGACGCGCACGCGCCGCAAGGCCGCCAGCGCCCACTGA
- the pstB gene encoding phosphate ABC transporter ATP-binding protein PstB, which translates to MEARELTLRYGPKTAIHKVSLAILDRRVTALIGPSGCGKSTFLRSLNRMNDLISGTTHSGTILLEGTDIHDRGVDVVDLRRRVGMVFQKSNPFPKSIFENVAYGLRVGGMKDKAELATRVEKSLRGAALWDEVKDRLDESALGLSGGQQQRLCIARAMAVEPEVLLMDEPASALDPIATAKIEELIHELKATYTIAIVTHNMQQAARVSDRTAFFYMGELVECGPTEQIFTNPREKRTEDYVTGKFG; encoded by the coding sequence ATGGAAGCGCGGGAGCTCACGCTGCGCTACGGCCCCAAGACAGCCATCCACAAGGTGTCCCTGGCCATCCTCGACCGGCGGGTGACGGCGCTCATCGGCCCCTCCGGCTGCGGGAAGTCCACCTTCCTGCGCTCGCTCAACCGGATGAACGACCTCATCTCCGGCACGACGCATTCGGGAACCATCCTCCTGGAGGGCACGGACATCCATGACCGCGGCGTGGACGTGGTGGACCTGCGCCGGCGCGTGGGCATGGTCTTCCAGAAGTCCAACCCGTTCCCCAAGAGCATCTTCGAGAACGTGGCCTACGGCCTGCGCGTGGGCGGGATGAAGGACAAGGCGGAGTTGGCCACGCGCGTGGAGAAGTCGCTGCGTGGCGCCGCACTCTGGGACGAGGTGAAGGACCGGCTGGACGAAAGCGCCCTGGGCCTCTCCGGCGGCCAGCAGCAGCGTCTGTGCATCGCCCGGGCGATGGCGGTGGAGCCGGAGGTGCTGCTGATGGACGAGCCCGCCAGCGCGCTGGACCCCATCGCCACCGCGAAAATCGAAGAGCTCATCCACGAGCTCAAGGCGACGTACACCATCGCCATCGTCACCCACAACATGCAGCAGGCCGCGCGCGTCAGCGACCGCACCGCTTTCTTCTACATGGGCGAGCTGGTGGAATGCGGCCCCACCGAACAGATCTTCACCAACCCGCGAGAGAAGCGCACCGAGGACTACGTCACCGGCAAGTTCGGGTGA
- the phoU gene encoding phosphate signaling complex protein PhoU — translation MPSMHTDKAFEADLRDLREKLLAMGAKVENLIVQSMKALIDRDSALAEKVVAADKDVNRLEVDIDELCRKILALRQPAASDLRLITTALKIVTDLERIGDLAVNIAERSIDLNQAPPLAPYVDTPRLAELAQRQVRMSLDAFVSGDVAKAEEVLRGDDLLDALFLKIFNELLAYMMEDSRNIRRATALMFIAKHLERIGDHALNVAEMVVYMVRGKDIRHPQSRNLTE, via the coding sequence ATGCCGTCGATGCATACGGACAAGGCCTTCGAGGCGGACCTGAGGGATTTGCGGGAGAAGCTGCTCGCGATGGGCGCGAAGGTGGAGAACCTCATCGTCCAGAGCATGAAGGCGCTCATCGACCGCGACAGCGCCCTGGCCGAGAAGGTCGTCGCCGCCGACAAGGACGTCAACCGCCTGGAGGTGGACATTGACGAGCTGTGCCGGAAGATTCTGGCGCTGCGTCAGCCCGCCGCCAGCGACTTGCGCCTCATCACCACGGCGCTGAAGATCGTCACCGACCTGGAGCGCATCGGCGACCTGGCGGTGAACATCGCCGAGCGCTCCATCGACCTGAACCAGGCCCCCCCGCTGGCGCCCTACGTGGACACGCCCCGGCTGGCGGAGCTGGCCCAGCGGCAGGTCCGCATGTCGCTGGACGCCTTCGTCTCCGGCGACGTCGCCAAGGCAGAGGAGGTGCTCCGGGGCGACGATTTGCTGGATGCCCTCTTCCTCAAGATCTTCAACGAGCTCCTCGCCTACATGATGGAGGATTCGCGCAACATCCGCCGCGCTACGGCGCTGATGTTCATCGCGAAGCACCTGGAGCGCATCGGCGACCACGCGCTGAACGTGGCGGAGATGGTCGTCTACATGGTGCGCGGCAAGGACATCCGCCACCCGCAGAGCCGCAACCTGACGGAGTAA
- a CDS encoding ceramide glucosyltransferase, with product MLLASTVLLLAACIGLFVLTVQFALVLRHRREPSSAAQPGTPRPGISILKPLCGVDDDLEANLAQFAGLDYAGVYEVVLGVKDARDPAFAVARAAVTRWPHVMRLEVQEGEPGRNPKVNQLITLADRARYDVLVISDSNTRVAPGYLEEIAQAFADPEVGCVTHPVSGIGERTFGSLLDNLHLGASAAAGMIAAKRLAGQDIVVGKSMALRREDVDALGGFFSVKDVLAEDYVIGQWVTRKLGRRVVMAHTPVFNVSLRKSVLSFFQRYLRWSVIHRTAVSPGTYLAQALLNPTPLALLGAMLAPSSDTAALCLVVALGKVAVDLSTVRALRPQALSWDAVPAVFAKDALLFAAWSYALFSRTVNWRGTRLRVGRGTRLMPVRTTSLTSEPALPRGDRILAG from the coding sequence ATGTTGCTCGCCTCCACCGTCCTGCTGCTCGCCGCCTGCATCGGACTGTTCGTCCTCACCGTCCAGTTCGCGCTCGTGCTGCGCCACCGGCGTGAGCCGTCCTCCGCCGCGCAACCGGGCACACCCCGCCCGGGCATCTCCATCCTCAAGCCGCTGTGCGGCGTGGATGACGACCTGGAAGCCAACCTCGCGCAGTTCGCGGGGCTGGACTACGCGGGCGTGTACGAGGTGGTGCTCGGCGTCAAGGATGCCCGGGACCCGGCCTTCGCCGTGGCCCGCGCGGCGGTCACCCGCTGGCCCCACGTCATGCGTCTGGAGGTCCAGGAGGGCGAGCCGGGCCGCAACCCGAAGGTGAACCAGCTCATCACCCTGGCGGACCGGGCGCGCTACGATGTGCTGGTCATCAGCGACAGCAACACGCGGGTGGCGCCGGGCTACCTGGAGGAGATTGCCCAGGCCTTCGCGGACCCGGAGGTGGGCTGTGTCACCCACCCGGTGTCAGGCATTGGCGAGCGCACCTTCGGCTCGCTCCTGGACAACCTGCACCTGGGCGCCAGCGCGGCGGCGGGGATGATTGCCGCCAAGCGGCTGGCGGGCCAGGACATCGTGGTGGGCAAGTCCATGGCGCTGCGCCGCGAGGACGTGGACGCGCTGGGTGGCTTCTTCTCCGTGAAGGACGTGCTGGCGGAGGACTACGTCATCGGCCAGTGGGTGACGCGGAAGCTGGGCCGGCGCGTGGTGATGGCGCACACGCCCGTGTTCAACGTGTCGCTGCGCAAGAGCGTCCTGTCCTTCTTCCAGCGCTATCTGCGCTGGAGCGTGATTCACCGGACCGCGGTGTCTCCGGGCACGTACCTGGCCCAGGCCCTGCTGAACCCCACGCCGCTGGCCCTGCTGGGCGCGATGCTGGCCCCCTCTTCCGACACCGCGGCGCTCTGCCTGGTGGTGGCTCTGGGCAAGGTCGCGGTGGACCTCTCCACCGTGCGCGCCCTGCGGCCGCAAGCCCTGTCGTGGGACGCGGTGCCCGCCGTCTTCGCCAAGGACGCCCTGCTCTTCGCGGCCTGGAGCTACGCGCTCTTCTCCCGCACCGTGAACTGGCGCGGCACCCGGCTGCGCGTGGGCCGGGGCACCCGCCTGATGCCGGTGCGCACGACATCCCTGACGTCCGAGCCCGCGCTGCCCCGGGGCGACCGCATCCTCGCGGGCTGA
- a CDS encoding response regulator: MVVDDDADWREFLRLSLEDLGYETTEASDGQEALETLRRGGRYGVMLLDLNMPGMSGLEVVEHLPRGPHPRIVFLTSAAAQDVGSALLSGPHYYLPKGASRDQLSLLLQSLGE; the protein is encoded by the coding sequence TTGGTCGTCGATGACGACGCGGACTGGAGGGAATTCCTCCGGCTCAGCCTGGAGGACCTTGGCTACGAGACGACCGAGGCCTCGGATGGGCAAGAGGCCCTGGAGACGCTGAGGCGCGGCGGACGGTATGGCGTGATGCTGCTGGACCTCAACATGCCGGGCATGTCCGGGCTGGAGGTCGTGGAGCATCTGCCACGCGGGCCGCATCCCCGCATCGTCTTCCTGACGTCCGCGGCGGCGCAGGATGTAGGCAGTGCCCTGCTCTCAGGGCCACACTACTACCTTCCAAAAGGTGCGAGCCGCGACCAATTGTCACTCCTCTTGCAATCACTTGGTGAGTGA
- a CDS encoding hemolysin family protein, whose amino-acid sequence MLVLANGIFAGAELAIISVRRTRLRELIEEGSTSAKAVEALRGNPERFLATVQIGITVIGATAAAFGGASIATRLGDFLTRLGVPEQQADEVALAGVVAFVSYLSLVLGELVPKSLALRAGERYALLIGRPLRGLAWLMQPVVWFLTASSNVVLRLFGDRTNFTEGRLSAEELQQLVEEAAKQGTLDPHAGEIASRAFEMGDVTVGELSVARDEMVALRRHSSPEEIRRVLLEGGHSRMPVYEGTLDNIVGYVIAKDLLGVAWEGNLIILEDVMRPPFFVVETMRAMDALKELQKRRMQLAVVVDERGGVVGLVTVEDLVEELVGDILSESEVPEEYVKREGPNTALVLGTASIRDVNRELSLDLDEDQDYATVAGLCIALSGGAIPGPGTKVQTEGGLVLEVVASSPRRVDTVRFHLPQREEPVEA is encoded by the coding sequence TTGCTGGTCCTGGCAAACGGCATCTTCGCCGGCGCGGAGCTGGCCATCATCTCTGTCCGCCGGACGCGGCTGCGGGAACTGATTGAAGAAGGCAGCACCTCCGCGAAAGCGGTGGAGGCCCTGCGCGGCAACCCTGAGCGCTTCCTGGCCACGGTGCAGATTGGCATCACCGTCATCGGCGCCACGGCGGCCGCGTTCGGTGGCGCGAGCATCGCCACGCGTCTGGGTGACTTCCTCACGAGACTGGGAGTGCCCGAGCAGCAAGCCGACGAAGTCGCCCTGGCGGGCGTGGTGGCCTTCGTTTCGTACCTCTCCTTGGTGCTGGGCGAACTGGTGCCCAAGTCACTCGCGCTGCGTGCCGGCGAGCGCTACGCGCTGCTCATCGGCCGGCCTCTGCGCGGCCTGGCGTGGCTGATGCAACCGGTGGTGTGGTTCCTCACCGCCAGCTCCAACGTGGTGCTGCGCCTGTTCGGCGACCGGACGAACTTCACCGAAGGCCGCCTGTCCGCGGAGGAGCTCCAACAGCTGGTGGAGGAGGCGGCGAAGCAGGGCACGTTGGATCCGCACGCCGGCGAAATTGCATCACGCGCCTTCGAGATGGGCGACGTGACGGTGGGCGAGCTGTCGGTGGCGCGGGACGAGATGGTGGCCCTGCGGCGGCACTCCAGTCCGGAGGAGATTCGCCGCGTCCTGCTGGAGGGCGGCCATTCGCGCATGCCGGTGTACGAGGGCACGCTGGACAACATCGTCGGCTACGTCATCGCCAAGGACCTGCTGGGGGTGGCCTGGGAGGGCAACCTCATCATCCTGGAGGACGTGATGCGTCCGCCCTTCTTCGTCGTGGAGACGATGCGGGCCATGGACGCGCTCAAGGAACTGCAGAAGCGGCGCATGCAGTTGGCGGTGGTGGTGGACGAGCGCGGCGGCGTGGTGGGGCTCGTCACCGTGGAAGACCTCGTGGAGGAGCTGGTGGGCGACATCCTCAGCGAGTCCGAGGTGCCGGAGGAGTACGTCAAGCGCGAGGGTCCGAACACCGCCCTGGTGCTCGGCACCGCGAGCATCCGCGACGTCAACCGGGAGCTGTCCCTGGACCTGGACGAGGACCAGGACTACGCCACCGTGGCGGGTCTGTGCATCGCCCTGTCCGGCGGCGCCATCCCCGGGCCGGGCACGAAGGTCCAGACGGAGGGAGGACTCGTGCTGGAGGTCGTCGCGTCCTCGCCCCGCCGTGTGGACACCGTGCGCTTCCACCTGCCGCAGCGCGAAGAGCCCGTGGAGGCGTGA
- a CDS encoding fibronectin type III domain-containing protein: MNGRICLLAAVLLGLFGGMGCGGSDDPPPQEPQVTVPGAPTQVAAVAGDSHVTVTWAAPANNGGSAILEYAVHVFSGESEVRVVPSPASANQALIPDLSNGTAYAFSVVAVNDRGRGAASTRTALVTPHVTPGAVSNLVAVPGNQEVVLTWEAADGKGMALTGYSITVQAEDAGAESQPVTVTVTETRAALVALTNGTAYSFTVVADNGHAQGPGSSVSATPFTTPGAPALTARGYSTRVSLRWTTEDTGGRPITGYLVTVYLNDEVLRTVETTELTLNVTGLLYSTTYHFTVVARNEAGWGTISERIASTLARSPSVPLNATCDTSSGNVTFAWEPPEFDYGYPVVEYRIATMLRGYYTAWYTTKLRYVLPEIPREGNPMRFSLVAQNAYGFGNSVELYCYFDSLRP; encoded by the coding sequence ATGAACGGACGAATCTGTCTTTTGGCTGCGGTGCTGCTGGGGCTGTTTGGCGGGATGGGATGTGGCGGTTCGGATGACCCGCCTCCCCAGGAACCGCAGGTGACAGTACCCGGGGCGCCGACCCAGGTGGCGGCAGTGGCGGGGGACTCACATGTCACGGTGACGTGGGCGGCGCCCGCGAACAACGGTGGCAGCGCCATTCTCGAATACGCGGTGCATGTCTTCTCCGGTGAGAGCGAGGTCCGGGTGGTGCCGTCGCCCGCGTCCGCGAACCAGGCCCTCATCCCTGACCTGAGCAATGGCACGGCCTACGCATTCAGCGTGGTCGCGGTGAACGACCGGGGCCGTGGTGCTGCGTCCACGCGCACGGCCCTCGTCACGCCGCACGTGACGCCCGGCGCGGTGAGCAACCTGGTGGCCGTGCCTGGGAACCAGGAGGTCGTGCTGACGTGGGAGGCCGCCGATGGCAAGGGCATGGCCCTGACCGGCTATTCCATCACAGTGCAGGCCGAGGATGCGGGAGCCGAGTCTCAGCCGGTGACGGTCACCGTGACGGAGACGCGGGCCGCGCTGGTCGCGTTGACGAACGGGACGGCGTACTCCTTCACCGTCGTCGCGGACAACGGCCATGCGCAGGGGCCTGGGAGCTCCGTTTCGGCCACCCCCTTCACGACGCCGGGCGCTCCCGCGTTGACGGCCAGAGGGTATTCGACTCGCGTGTCCTTGCGCTGGACCACCGAAGACACGGGAGGCCGTCCCATCACCGGCTATCTGGTGACGGTGTACCTGAACGACGAGGTCCTACGGACCGTGGAGACGACCGAGTTGACGTTGAACGTGACGGGGTTGCTCTACTCGACGACCTATCACTTCACGGTCGTCGCACGGAACGAGGCCGGGTGGGGCACGATCTCGGAGCGCATCGCGAGCACGCTCGCCCGGAGCCCGTCAGTGCCGCTCAACGCCACCTGCGATACCTCTAGCGGGAACGTCACGTTCGCCTGGGAGCCGCCTGAGTTCGACTACGGGTACCCGGTAGTGGAATACCGTATCGCGACAATGCTCCGCGGCTATTACACCGCGTGGTACACCACCAAGCTGCGCTACGTCCTCCCGGAGATTCCTCGCGAAGGGAACCCCATGCGGTTCTCTCTCGTCGCCCAGAATGCGTATGGGTTTGGAAATTCCGTGGAGCTCTACTGCTACTTTGACTCGCTGCGCCCCTGA